In Vibrio bathopelagicus, one DNA window encodes the following:
- a CDS encoding substrate-binding domain-containing protein, which translates to MMGQIYKNVFPTLLTACFAVPWFVNADGIRPDADSRKLDKFQETVSGEPISLATVSFEKPVRIALIYPSADISDFWIRNYTALKERLIALELPFEIQEFTSRQIEHSLQTQYTDQVLSSEAPYDFVIFGPSELGVQAGNIQKLSASKDFKTFIWAFHTPNEQWVHQPDSWFDFSSAMGAKVLCQHVLEELGNEVEFSANRGIPGITDTQRSQGFINCVEEKGDWLTVYEHFGQYQKIGGADGVRLVLGNFPEVTMIHNANTAMTMGAVDALGKADMLSEIYVTGWGGTAKEIEKIRSDELDATPMRMSDDLGVATAEAIKFHLEEREAEVPLIYLGRITVVHNKMNDEELNQLTKEAFRYSGQN; encoded by the coding sequence ATGATGGGTCAAATTTATAAAAATGTTTTTCCAACCCTACTAACCGCCTGTTTTGCTGTTCCTTGGTTCGTGAACGCTGATGGCATAAGGCCTGACGCTGATTCTAGAAAACTGGATAAATTTCAAGAGACTGTAAGTGGAGAGCCGATCTCTTTGGCTACTGTGTCATTTGAAAAACCGGTGAGAATTGCTCTAATTTATCCAAGTGCAGATATTTCTGACTTTTGGATAAGAAATTACACGGCATTGAAGGAGCGACTCATTGCCCTCGAACTTCCATTTGAGATCCAAGAGTTCACATCGAGACAAATTGAACACTCTTTACAAACACAATATACGGATCAAGTCTTGAGCTCTGAGGCACCGTATGACTTCGTAATTTTTGGCCCTTCAGAGTTAGGCGTTCAAGCTGGAAATATTCAAAAACTTTCTGCATCGAAAGACTTTAAAACCTTTATCTGGGCGTTTCATACACCGAACGAACAATGGGTACATCAACCAGACAGTTGGTTCGACTTTTCTAGTGCGATGGGCGCGAAAGTGCTGTGCCAACATGTGTTGGAAGAGTTAGGTAATGAGGTTGAATTCTCTGCGAATCGCGGGATCCCTGGAATCACCGACACGCAGCGCTCACAAGGTTTCATCAATTGTGTCGAAGAGAAAGGCGATTGGTTAACCGTCTATGAGCACTTTGGGCAATATCAAAAAATTGGTGGGGCTGATGGGGTTCGATTGGTTCTCGGTAATTTCCCTGAAGTGACGATGATTCACAATGCAAATACAGCGATGACGATGGGGGCTGTTGATGCGTTAGGTAAAGCCGATATGCTTTCTGAAATATATGTGACGGGTTGGGGCGGAACGGCGAAAGAGATCGAAAAGATTCGTTCAGACGAGTTGGATGCGACTCCAATGAGAATGAGTGATGACCTTGGGGTTGCGACAGCGGAAGCCATCAAATTTCATCTAGAAGAGAGGGAAGCCGAAGTGCCACTTATCTATTTGGGGCGAATTACGGTTGTGCACAACAAGATGAATGATGAAGAGTTGAATCAGTTAACTAAAGAAGCATTTCGTT